One genomic window of Fusarium fujikuroi IMI 58289 draft genome, chromosome FFUJ_chr01 includes the following:
- a CDS encoding probable DNA-directed RNA polymerase II largest chain, translating to MANLYFTHSSAPLKTVEEIQFGLMSPEEIKNMSVCHITYPETMEENKTKPRDGGLNDPLLGSIDRQFRCKTCTQAMGECPGHFGHIELAKPVYHPGFIKKVKKILEIVCHNCSKVLADDRDPEFVNAINTRDPKVRFNRVWEVCKKKRRCENDEAKQKDDEFGTKTGPPRGHGGCGNMQPNVRQAALQLKAAFDEVTVDEDGQKSKKKETTPITPEMAHSILRRITEDDLVNMGLNSDYARPEWMVLTVLPVPPPPVRPSISMDGTGTGMRNEDDLTYKLGDIIRANGNVKQAIREGSPQHIARDFEELLQYHVATYMDNDIAGQPRALQKSGRPVKAIRARLKGKEGRLRGNLMGKRVDFSARTVITGDANLSLHEVGVPRSIARTLTYPETVTPYNIGKLHQLVENGPNEHPGAKYVIRADGQRIDLRHHRRAGAISLEYGWKVERHLMTGDYIIFNRQPSLHKESMMGHRVRVMPYSTFRLNLSVTSPYNADFDGDEMNLHVPQSEETRAEVKELCLVPLNIVSPQKNGPLMGIVQDSLAGAYKLCRRDVFLTKEQIMNCMLWVPNWDGVIPQPAIYKPRPRWTGKQLISMVIPKEVSLFNGTDSGENAPLKDEGLLIQAGQLMYGLLTKKNIGAAAGGIVHISYNELGPEGAMAFLNGVQQVVTYWLLNNGHSIGIGDTIPDAATIAKVQVHIDEEKAEVARLTAMATANELEALPGMNVRATFENKVSMALNQARDKAGTTTQKSLKDSNNAVTMASSGSKGSSINISQMTALVGQQIVEGKRIPFGFKYRTLPHFTKDDYSPEARGFVENSYLRGLTPSEFFFHAMAGREGLIDTAVKTAETGYIQRRLVKALEDLSARYDGTVRNSLGDIVQFLYGEDGLDAMIIEKQKLGILNMSNSAFEKKYRLDLANPPDWFKHDYEFGNELTGDKESMEYLDQEWEKLLADRRRVRQINKAKGNEEMMQLPLNITRIIESAKRVFNVKANDRSNLRPSEVVPAVQNLLDSMKIVRGTDEISIEADANASILFKALLRSRLAFKEVVKEHRLNKLAFDHILGELQNRWDRAFVNPGEMVGVLAAQSIGEPATQMTLNTFHFAGVSSKNVTLGVPRLKEILNLAKNIKTPSMAVYLNTPLARQEQAKKLRSMVEYTNLRSVTSVTEIYYDPNITETNIPEDVDMVESYYMIPDESVDPTANQSRWLLRITLDRQKLLDKEIKIDDVAQRIKEEYPTDLAVIFSDNNADEQVIRIRTLQTGDKDEEGEGGMEEDVMLKRLEAHLLDTLTLRGVPGIERAFLTKGTRLTEGPDGALLAIKDDPRCTQWYLDTSGTALRDVLAVDGVDATRTYTNDLYQIVEVFGIEAARAALAKELTNVLAFDGSYVNHRHIALLVDVMTYRGSISAVTRHGINRADTGALMRCSFEETVEILLEAAATGELDDCRGISENVMLGQMAPMGTGNFDVLLDPKMLETVISDNSRMGLMAGMPTKSGDVEGAATPYDTGSPMADSGYLSLSSPAAGNFSPIQGAGSESPGGFTVVGDHGFGGASPYNRGAASPFSSTSPTSPFSYSPSSPNMGYSPTSPLIDGGGMSRYGPTSPSFSPSSPSFSPTSPMLRPTSPASPNYSPTSPSYSPTSPSSPRHYSPTSPAQFNSPTSPSYSPASPNYSPTSPNIHGAGPTSPSYSPASPSWSPTSPEAYSPTSPSFQRSPGAQQSPTSPSYSPTSPAFSPRTPGPGTSGNQYSPNSPSNER from the exons ATGGCCAACCTTTACTTCACCCACTCGAGCGCTCCGCTCAAGACGGTGGAAGAGATTCAGTTCGGTCTGATGTCCCccgaggagatcaagaataTGAGTGTCTGCCACATTACTTATCCCGAAACAATGGAGGAGAACAAAACAAAGCCTCGTGACGGTGGCCTTAATGACCCGCTCCTTGGATCGATCGATCGACAATTCCGTTGCAAAACCTGCACTCAAGCAATGGGCGAGTGCCCTGGCCACTTCGGTCACATCGAACTGGCCAAACCTGTCTACCATCCTGGATTTATCAAGAAAGTCAAAAAGATTTTGGAGATAGTCTGCCACAATTGTAGCAAAGTGCTAGCCGATGAT AGAGATCCTGAGTTCGTTAACGCCATTAACACTCGAGATCCTAAAGTCCGTTTCAACCGCGTGTGGGAAGTttgcaagaagaagcggagATGTGAGAACGACGAGGCCAAGCAAAAGGACGATGAGTTCGGCACAAAGACTGGTCCTCCGAGAGGTCACGGTGGCTGCGGTAACATGCAGCCCAACGTTCGACAAGCAGCCCTACAGCTCAAGGCCGCCTTCGATGAAGTTACagtcgatgaagatggacagaagtcgaagaagaaggagacaaCACCCATCACCCCCGAGATGGCGCATAGCATTCTGAGGAGGATTACAGAggacgatcttgtcaacatgGGCCTCAACTCCGACTACGCTCGTCCCGAATGGATGGTTCTTACTGTTCTTCCTGTGCCGCCACCCCCAGTCCGTCCCAGTATTTCCATGGATGGCACGGGAACTGGTATGCGCAACGAAGATGATTTGACATACAAGCTGGGTGATATCATTCGTGCCAACGGAAATGTCAAGCAAGCCATTCGTGAAGGATCCCCTCAACACATTGCCCGAGACTTTGAGGAGCTCTTACAATATCATGTTGCGACCTACATGGACAATGATATTGCTGGCCAACCTCGTGCTCTTCAGAAGAGTGGCCGACCTGTGAAGGCTATTCGTGCACGTCTAAAGGGTAAGGAGGGTCGTCTTCGTGGTAACTTGATGGGCAAGCGTGTCGACTTTTCGGCACGTACTGTCATTACTGGTGATGCCAACCTTTCTCTACACGAGGTTGGTGTCCCTCGCAGTATTGCCAGGACCCTCACCTACCCCGAAACTGTGACACCCTACAACATCGGCAAGCTGCATCAACTTGTCGAGAATGGACCCAACGAACATCCCGGTGCCAAGTATGTCATCCGAGCTGATGGTCAGCGAATCGATTTACGCCATCACCGCCGTGCCGGTGCGATCTCTCTTGAATACGGATGGAAGGTTGAGCGTCATTTGATGACTGGTGACTACATCATCTTTAATCGTCAGCCCTCTCTGCATAAAGAATCTATGATGGGTCATCGTGTTCGCGTCATGCCGTACTCAACCTTCCGTCTCAACCTTTCTGTTACTTCTCCTTACAACGCCGAtttcgatggtgatgagatgaaccTTCACGTCCCACAGAGCGAGGAAACACGCGCTGAGGTTAAAGAGCTTTGTCTAGTTCCCCTGAACATTGTCTCTCCTCAGAAGAACGGTCCTTTGATGGGTATCGTCCAGGACTCTCTGGCTGGTGCCTACAAGCTTTGCCGTCGAGATGTTTTCCTCACAAAGGAGCAAATCATGAACTGTATGCTCTGGGTGCCTAATTGGGACGGTGTCATTCCTCAGCCCGCTATCTATAAGCCTCGTCCTCGGTGGACTGGTAAGCAGCTTATCAGCATGGTCATCCCTAAGGAGGTAAGCCTGTTCAATGGTACGGATTCTGGTGAAAACGCCCCTCTTAAGGACGAGGGTCTTCTGATCCAAGCCGGCCAACTGATGTATGGTCTTTTGACTAAGAAGAACATTGGTGCTGCTGCGGGCGGTATTGTGCATATCAGCTACAACGAACTTGGCCCCGAAGGTGCGATGGCTTTCCTGAACGGTGTCCAGCAGGTTGTCACCTACTGGCTTCTCAACAATGGTCATAGCATTGGTATTGGTGATACAATTCCCGATGCGGCGACCATTGCTAAAGTCCAGGTGCACATTGACGAGGAAAAGGCTGAAGTTGCTCGCTTGACAGCAATGGCCACAGCGAACGAGCTTGAGGCTCTACCAGGTATGAACGTTCGTGCAACCTTCGAAAACAAGGTCTCCATGGCTCTGAATCAGGCCCGTGATAAGGCTGGTACCACAACACAGAAGAGTTTGAAGGATTCAAACAACGCTGTCACCATGGCTTCCTCAGGTTCCAAGGGTTCATCTATCAATATTTCTCAAATGACTGCGCTTGTCGGTCAGCAAATTGTTGAAGGCAAGCGTATTCCTTTCGGTTTCAAGTATCGCACATTACCTCACTTCACCAAGGACGATTACTCACCTGAGGCCCGTGGCTTTGTCGAGAACTCTTACCTCCGTGGTCTCACTCCCAGCGAGTTCTTCTTCCACGCCATGGCTGGTCGAGAAGGTCTTATTGACACTGCCGTCAAGACTGCCGAAACAGGTTATATTCAGCGACGATTGGTCAAGGCTCTGGAAGATCTTTCTGCGCGTTACGATGGAACTGTCCGAAACTCTCTGGGAGACATTGTCCAGTTTCTCTATGGTGAAGACGGTCTCGACGCCATGATTATTGAGAAACAGAAGCTGGGTATTCTCAATATGTCAAACTCGGCATTCGAAAAGAAGTATCGTCTGGATCTTGCAAACCCCCCGGACTGGTTTAAGCACGACTACGAATTCGGTAATGAATTGACTGGCGACAAGGAATCTATGGAGTATCTGGATCAAGAATGGGAAAAGCTGTTGGCTGATCGCCGACGAGTGCGACagatcaacaaggccaagggcaatGAGGAGATGATGCAGTTGCCCCTGAACATCACTCGTATCATCGAGTCCGCCAAGCGAGTTTTTaatgtcaaggccaatgaCAGAAGCAACTTGCGACCATCGGAAGTTGTTCCAGCCGTGCAAAACTTACTGGATAGCATGAAGATTGTTCGTGGTACTGATGAAATCTCGATTGAAGCTGACGCAAATGCAtccattctcttcaaggCTTTGCTTCGCTCTCGCTTGGCCTTCAAGGAGGTGGTCAAGGAGCACCGGCTGAATAAATTGGCTTTCGACCATATTCTGGGCGAACTCCAGAATAGATGGGATCGCGCATTTGTCAACCCTGGTGAAATGGTTGGTGTTCTGGCTGCGCAGTCTATTGGTGAGCCTGCTACTCAGATGACACTGAACACCTTCCATTTCGCTGGTGTGTCGTCCAAGAACGTTACTCTTGGTGTGCCACGTCTCAAGGAAATTCTCAATTTGGCCAAAAACATCAAGACTCCCAGTATGGCTGTGTACCTCAACACACCGCTCGCGAGACAAGAGCAAGCCAAGAAGCTACGAAGTATGGTAGAATACACCAACCTTCGCTCTGTCACCTCGGTGACTGAGATTTACTATGATCCCAACATCACGGAGACAAACATCCCCGAAGATGTGGACATGGTTGAGTCGTACTACATGATCCCGGATGAGAGCGTGGACCCCACCGCCAACCAATCGCGATGGCTTCTACGTATTACTCTGGACCGACAGAAGCTTCTGGATAAGGAGATTAAGATCGATGATGTTGCTCAGCGCATCAAGGAGGAGTATCCTACTGATCTGGCAGTCATTTTCAGTGACAACAACGCCGATGAGCAGGTCATCCGTATTCGAACCCTCCAAACCGgtgacaaggatgaggagggtGAAGGTGGcatggaggaggatgtcaTGCTCAAGCGCCTGGAGGCCCATCTCTTGGATACCCTCACTCTTCGTGGCGTTCCTGGCATTGAGCGTGCTTTCCTCACCAAGGGCACCCGACTCACTGAGGGACCCGACGGAGCTTTGCTTGCTATCAAGGATGACCCCCGCTGCACACAGTGGTATCTGGATACCAGTGGTACTGCCCTGCGCGACGTTTTGGCTGTGGATGGTGTCGACGCGACTCGAACATATACTAACGATCTGTATCAAATCGTTGAGGTCTTTGGTATTGAAGCTGCTCGTGCCGCGTTGGCCAAGGAGTTGACCAACGTGTTGGCCTTTGACGGTTCTTATGTCAACCATCGTCATATTGCCCTCCTTGTCGATGTGATGACATACAGAGGCTCTATTTCAGCGGTTACTCGACATGGTATCAACCGAGCTGACACCGGTGCTCTGATGCGTTGTTCTTTCGAGGAGACAGTCGAGATTCTACTCGAAGCTGCCGCAACAGGTGAATTGGATGATTGCCGTGGTATCTCGGAGAACGTCATGCTTGGTCAGATGGCGCCCATGGGTACCGGTAACTTTGATGTGCTGCTGGATCCCAAGATGCTTGAGACTGTTATTTCTGACAACTCTCGCATGGGATTGATGGCAGGTATGCCCACCAAGAGCGGAGATGTTGAAGGAGCTGCTACTCCGTACGACACTGGCTCCCCCATGGCTGATTCGGGCtacctcagcctcagctcCCCCGCTGCAGGAAACTTCTCCCCTATCCAGGGTGCTGGATCGGAGTCGCCTGGTGGCTTCACCGTTGTTGGTGATCATGGATTTGGTGGTGCTAGCCCCTACAACCGCGGAGCGGCCAGCCCCTTCAGCAGTACATCCCCAACATCGCCATTCAGTTACTCGCCGTCATCACCTAATATGGGATACTCTCCCACATCACCTCTCATCGATGGTGGTGGCATGAGCCGCTATGGACCAACATCTCCTTCCTTCAgcccatcatcaccatcattcTCTCCCACCTCGCCGATGTTGCGTCCGACAAGCCCTGCCAGTCCCAACTACAGCCCGACGTCACCCAGTTACTCGCCCACGTCACCTTCGTCTCCTAGACACTACTCGCCGACATCGCCGGCACAGTTCAACTCTCCCACCTCTCCTAGTTACTCACCGGCGAGCCCCAACTACAGCCCGACATCACCCAACATTCATGGGGCTGGACCAACCTCACCCTCTTACTCTCCGGCGTCACCTTCATGGTCTCCAACGTCTCCTGAGGCTTATTCCCCAACAAGCCCAAGCTTCCAGAGGAGCCCTGGTGCACAGCAGTCACCGACCAGCCCGAGCTACTCCCCGACGTCGCCTGCTTTCTCTCCTCGGACGCCGGGTCCAGGAACTTCTGGCAATCAATA CTCTCCTAACTCGCCGTCAAACGAGCGATAA
- a CDS encoding related to COMPASS component SWD1: protein MNLLLSDDYLLQDYPEHITNTIRSGHATTLRFNRQGDYLASGRVDGTVVIWDLDTMGVARKLRGHNKSITVTSWSSCGRYLLTACHGWKAILWDLKDGKRLREVRLRAPAYMAEPHPWNHLKFVAALYEEQPLLVDITDPVDVKRILPSAAKRPSTDDAALREKQAKEDAKQMTTSAIWSTTGDHVLAGTNKGKLNIIDAKTCEIIYSEKICSSAITNMRLTVSGRELLVNCQDRIIRTFRVPNLLAENLDLDTLQLPLEHKFQDVVNRLSWNHVTFSATGEYVAASTYNNHELYVWERNHGSLVCMLKDPKEEQGVIEWHPTRALLAACGLETGRIYIWSVISPQKWSALAPDFAEVEENVEYIEREDDFDIYAQEEIHRRRLDAEDEEVDVLTLDPSKTLDEGESFRMPILFNLGESDSEDEFIAVSTGTMRRRSPGEGQSDLEEKIPVQKSTAGKRGRKR, encoded by the exons ATGAATCTCCTACTCTCAGATGActatcttctccaagattACCCCGAGCACATCACAAATACGATCCGTTCAGGACATGCGACAACTCTACGTTTTAATCGGCAGGGCGATTACCTTGCTTCGGGCCGAGTCGATGGAACTGTTGTAATTTGGGATCTGGATACGATGGGAGTCGCGAGGAAACTGAGGGGTCACAATAAGAGCATCACAGTCACGAGCTGGTCAAGTTGTGGACGGTATCTTCTCACGGCCTGCCACGGATGGAAAGCTATCCTTTGGGACCTTAAGGATGGAAAGCGTCTACGCGAGGTTCGTCTTCGCGCGCCTGCGTATATGGCTGAGCCTCACCCATGGAATCA CCTTAAATTTGTCGCCGCGCTGTACGAAGAGCAGCCACTCCTAGTCGACATAACCGATCCTGTCGACGTGAAACGTATACTCCCATCAGCGGCGAAGCGACCGAGTACCGACGATGCAGCACTGCGCGAGaagcaagccaaagaagatgcGAAACAAATGACAACTTCTGCGATCTGGAGTACAACTGGAGATCATGTGCTCGCCGGAACCAACAAAGGCAAGCTCAATATCATCGATGCAAAGACATGCGAAATTATTTACTCGGAGAAGATATGTTCGAGTGCCATTACCAACATGCGATTGACCGTATCAGGACGTGAGTTATTAGTCAATTGCCAAGACCGAATTATTCGTACTTTCCGAGTGCCAAATTTACTGGCCGAGAATCTCGACCTCGATACACTACAATTACCACTGGAGCACAAGTTCCAGGACGTTGTCAACAGGCTATCATGGAATCATGTCACGTTCAGTGCAACTGGTGAATATGTAGCAGCCTCGACGTACAACAACCACGAGCTGTACGTATGGGAGCGCAATCACGGCAGTCTGGTTTGTATGCTCAAGGACccaaaagaagaacaaggcgtGATAGAGTGGCATCCAACTCGCGCGCTCTTGGCTGCCTGCGGCCTGGAAACCGGTCGCATATACATATGGTCTGTTATCAGCCCGCAAAAATGGTCGGCGCTGGCGCCTGACTTTGCTGAAGTGGAAGAGAACGTTGAGTACATTGAGCGGGAAGATGACTTTGATATCTATGCGCAAGAAGAGATACACCGACGGCGACtagatgctgaagatgaagaggttgatgtctTGACCCTGGATCCATCAAAAACCCTGGACGAGGGAGAAAGCTTTCGGATGCCAATTCTGTTTAATCTCGGGGAGAGCGACAGCGAGGACGAATTCATCGCAGTATCAACCGGCACCATGAGACGTAGGAGTCCTGGAGAGGGTCAAAGCGATTTGGAGGAAAAGATACCCGTTCAGAAAAGCACGGCCGGGAAAAGAGGCCGAAAGCGTTAG
- a CDS encoding probable THG1 Protein required for tRNAHis guanylylation at 5 prime: MANSKFEYVRNFETSDPLLPNTWIVVRVDGRGFTKMCAKYGFEKPNDRRALDLMNTAAKAVVTELPEITIAYGVSDEYSFVFHKACTLFDRRASKLVSTVVSTFTANYVYFWSTHFPDSPLSPPLPSFDGRAVCYPSVQNLRDYMSWRQADCHINNLYNTCFWSLIQLGGLDNKEAESTLARTLAADKNEILFSRFSINYNNEPEIYRKGSVIFRDYELVDPDSHNTMQTIDSQAEPVEQSKSQKEKDKKSRAKARVVVEHLDIIKDDFWNQRPWLLSNKPGKIPKQT, encoded by the exons ATGGCGAATTCCAA GTTTGAATATGTCCGTAACTTTGAGACGTCAGATCCGCTATTACCCAACACATGGATCGTGGTGCGAGTCGATGGAAGGGGCTTCACAAA AATGTGTGCCAAGTATGGCTTCGAGAAACCAAATGATCGCCGTGCCCTTGATCTTATGAACacagctgccaaggctgtcgTAACTGAGCTACCAGAAATCACCATTGCATACGGCGTCAGTGATGAGTACAG CTTCGTCTTTCACAAGGCATGCACTTTATTTGATCGAAGAGCCAG TAAACTTGTTAGCACTGTCGTCTCGACATTCACTGCCAATTACGTGTACTTTTGGTCGACTCACTTCCCAGACAGTCCGTTATCTCCTCCCCTCCCATCATTCGATGGACGGGCAGTGTGCTACCCTAGTGTTCAAAATCTTCGGGATTACATGAGCTGGAGACAAGCAGATT GCCACATCAATAACCTCTATAACACATGTTTCTGGTCTTTGATTCAACTCGGAGGTCTTGACAACAAGGAAGCTGAGAGTACTCTGGCG CGCACATTGGCAGCAGACAAAAACGAGATACTCTTCTCTCGCTTTTCCATCAACTACAACAACGAGCCCGAGATATACAGAAAGGGTAGTGTTATCTTCCGCGAC TACGAATTGGTTGACCCTGACTCTCACAATACCATGCAAACAATCGACTCTCAAGCAGAGCCCGTTGAGCAATCAAAGTcacagaaggagaaggacaagaagagccGAGCCAAAGCTCGTGTGGTGGTGGAACACCTGGACATCATCAAGGACGATTTCTGGAACCAAAGACCGTGGCTGCTTTCCAACAAGCCTGGGAAGATTCCGAAACAGACGTAA
- a CDS encoding related to transcription elongation factor TFIIS, with translation MPMDERELGQRIKALTKCVAANEPPENAIKLLETLKKDASPTEEMLRATRAGVFVGKLRSNSNKDIARAAAELVNKWKKLVEQEKHSKLQRAKVGSGSPAPAPSSAPASSPAPPPPSSSAGASGARYKGDIEKRKYETDNVNVKRTDSSVRNSCIGLIYNGLAYRSTATETDVITRAVAVEHAAYTKFKGETPDYKKKIRSLFTNLKNKSNRELGRSVLSGEITAEKFVVMTDDELKSEEQRKKELELEKENMKKAQVPMAEKSISESLECGRCKKKQVSYTQAQTRAADEPMTTFCECMACGHRWKFS, from the exons ATGCCCATGGACGAACGCGAGCTTGGGCAGCGCATCAAGGCGCTGACAAAGTGTGTTGCTGCGAATGAGCCCCCGGAGAACGCCATCAAGTTACTCGAGAcattgaagaaggatgcTTCTCCCACCGAAGAGATGCTACGG GCTACAAGAGCAGGTGTTTTTGTCGGAAAACTTCGCTCAAATTCCAACAAGGACATCGCCCGTGCCGCCGCCGAACTCGTCAacaagtggaagaagttggTCGAACAGGAAAAGCACTCGAAACTACAACGTGCAAAGGTCGGCTCAGGATCTCCAGCCCCAGCTCCATCATCAGCGCCCGCGTCATcacctgctcctcctcctccatcgtcatcagccGGTGCCTCTGGGGCCAGGTACAAGGGCGACATCGAGAAGCGAAAATATGAGACCGACAACGTGAACGTCAAGCGCACCGATTCTAGCGTTCGAAACTCATGCATTGGGCTTATCTACAATGGCCTCGCCTATCGATCAACGGCAACCGAGACCGACGTCATTACTAGAGCCGTCGCTGTTGAGCATGCCGCTTATACCAAATTCAAAGGGGAAACGCCCGattacaagaagaagatccgaTCGCTTTTCACCAACCTGAAGAACAAGTCCAATCGGGAACTCGGGCGCAGTGTCTTGTCCGGTGAGATCACTGCCGAGAAATTTGTTGTCATGACCGATGACGAGCTCAAGAGCGAGGAGCAGCGCAAGAAGGAGCTCGAACTAGAAAAGGAGAACATGAAGAAGGCCCAGGTCCCGATGGCTGAGAAGAGTATCAGCGAGAGTCTGGAGTGTGGCCGTtgtaagaagaagcaggtcAGCTACACGCAGGCGCAGACCCGAGCTGCTGATGAACCTATGACGACTTTCTGCGAATGCATGGCGTGCGGGCATCGATGGAAG ttttcttaa
- a CDS encoding related to cysteine synthase, whose protein sequence is MALSDHPKAYGTAAVVFAFTTGILVTLGFKDFYPDLERRFQRKRRANTGGGRRSSLFWGDPVELQDHESQPSSPMSYDVVRNSLVDGIEATIGNTPLIKIQSLSKATGRVIMAKAEFLNGAGNSPKDRVALNMIREAESKGLLTPHKGDTIYEGTVGSTGISLATLARAMGYHAHICMPSDMALEKSDLLLHLGATVERVTPAPITSPDHFVNLARRRAEEHASKAKDGSKGFFANQFESEANWKAHFNATGPEIWRQTNGQLDAFVAGAGTGGTVSGVAKYLKEEQKATDIKVVLADPQGSGLYNKVRHGVMYSSTEREGTRRRQQVDTMVEGIGITRLTENFEAGRELIDDAVRVTDAQACRMARWLVEHDGIFIGSSSSVNCVAAVEAAMRLPKGSRVVTILCDSGTRHLSKFWKHIKEMGLESEEEAANLFTELGVPGYDE, encoded by the coding sequence ATGGCGCTCAGTGACCATCCAAAAGCCTACGGCACCGCTGCCGTTGTCTTCGCCTTCACAACTGGCATCCTCGTCACTTTAGGATTCAAGGACTTTTACCCAGATCTTGAGCGTCGGTTCCAGCGCAAGAGACGTGCAAACACGGGCGGTGGCCGGAGATCGAGTCTTTTCTGGGGAGACCCTGTTGAACTTCAGGATCACGAGTCTCAACCTTCATCGCCAATGTCTTATGATGTTGTGAGGAATAGCTTGGTAGATGGTATAGAAGCTACCATCGGTAACACGCCTCTTATAAAGATTCAATCATTATCAAAAGCCACAGGCCGggtcatcatggccaaaGCAGAGTTCCTCAATGGCGCTGGAAATTCACCCAAGGATCGTGTTGCACTTAACATGATTCGAGAAGCCGAATCAAAGGGTCTACTAACGCCACATAAGGGTGATACGATATATGAAGGCACAGTAGGAAGCACGGGTATCTCACTCGCAACTCTTGCCCGAGCAATGGGCTACCACGCCCATATCTGTATGCCTAGCGATATGGCTCTCGAAAAGTCCGATCTactcctccatcttggcgCAACTGTTGAGCGAGTCACTCCCGCACCTATCACAAGCCCCGATCACTTTGTCAACCTGGCTCGGAGGCGTGCGGAAGAACACGccagcaaggccaaggatggCAGCAAAGGTTTCTTCGCAAACCAGTTTGAGTCCGAGGCCAACTGGAAAGCACATTTCAATGCAACGGGTCCCGAAATTTGGCGGCAGACGAATGGCCAGCTGGACGCCTTCGTCGCAGGAGCTGGTACAGGAGGAACAGTCTCTGGCGTGGCAAAGTATCTgaaggaggagcagaaggcAACGGATATCAAAGTCGTTCTCGCCGACCCCCAGGGTAGTGGTCTCTACAACAAAGTCCGCCACGGTGTTATGTACTCTTCGACAGAACGTGAAGGCACAAGACGTAGGCAGCAGGTTGATACTATGGTCGAAGGCATCGGAATCACACGTCTGACTGAGAACTTCGAAGCGGGGCGCGAACTCATCGACGATGCTGTGCGAGTAACGGACGCGCAAGCCTGTCGCATGGCGCGCTGGCTAGTTGAGCACGACGGCATATTCATCGGCAGCAGTAGCTCTGTCAACTGTGTCGCCGCGGTTGAGGCAGCTATGAGACTTCCAAAGGGGAGTCGTGTTGTTACTATCCTCTGCGACTCTGGAACGAGACATCTGAGCAAGTTCTGGAAGCACATCAAAGAGATGGGTCTGGAAAGCGAAGAGGAGGCAGCGAATTTGTTTACTGAGCTAGGGGTACCCGGCTATGATGAATGA